AATTCAACATTATTTTCCCCTTGAAAAAAATCAATGTTATCTTCAAGCTCCGGAATTTTTCCAGCACCTTGGATCATCGGACTTCCATTTATCACAATCATGACGATTAAAATAACCATTGTAATGACCTTAGTTCTCATATTTTTCTCTCCCCTGTTCTTGATTGTTAACAGTATCAACAGGAGAAACATAAGGTATACCTTATGTTTGTCGTCACTTTCCGACAAAATGTAATAAATGAAAATCCGGCGATAGGAAGATGTTTAAAAGAGATTCACCAATTGCTGTGACCATACAAGAAAATCCAAAAAGAATCGACTGACTGTCGTTCCTATTGTGATAGTCACAAAGATGAGAAATAACCGCGCTTCAAATACCTTGCTTTTTTTAAATATTCCTTCAAACCTGATCTCCTGAAGCAGCCTCCAGGTAATAATAATAAAGACGATATGAGACACCATACTAATAAGTCCTTGTACTGCAATAGACTGCATCATCTTCCGACACCCTTTCCCAAATTATTGCCCAGGAAATCTTTTTTCGACAGGTTTTCCTAGGGTATTTCGACAGATCATTCGGTCTAGTCAAGTGCCCTTGTTCAATCCACGAAAAATCTATTCCCTTTATTCACATAGTAAAACATTGCCATGCTCTCGATATAATGTCAATGGAAAAGGTTGAAAGATGGGTATGACTTTATTTTATTACAACAATGTTAGGGCATACCTGCTAATTGTTGGCTTAAGCGGGCTCTTGCCTCGATGGATATTAATGCAATTACTCATATTTTCGTAAGGGAAATGTGTTTTGTGGGTGTAGACATGCGGAGAATTTAGTTTGATGTGAAAAACTTAACTTAGGGTTCGTTGTTTGGGAGGTTAAAGA
This is a stretch of genomic DNA from Bacillaceae bacterium S4-13-56. It encodes these proteins:
- a CDS encoding DUF1146 family protein, with the translated sequence MMQSIAVQGLISMVSHIVFIIITWRLLQEIRFEGIFKKSKVFEARLFLIFVTITIGTTVSRFFLDFLVWSQQLVNLF